The nucleotide window ATGTGTGAACAGCAGCGTCAAGCACTGGCTGCAATGAAATAGGCGGATGTGGAGAGGAAAGATGTTTCACATTCCAGACATAGCACATGCCCACAGCTGAGATGCAGAGAATCCAAGGACCATTGCACTCCAGGATCACTGGCTGTGCCTCAAGTACCAAGGCACTGACCAGCCGACGCCCAGCTGGCGTCCAGATGTACACCGATCCGTCTTCGCAAGCTGCAGCCCACATGCTCAAATTACCTGTTACCAGAAGAACAGTGCGCGGGAGGAAGTCCTGCCACAGGGGCTGCTCGCCACGGAAAAGCGTGAGCCGCACCGGTTCTCGATCAATCGCACGCCCCGTCAAGCTGGCCGGAGATGGATTGCGTGCTTCAAAAACCACGTCAACCCGCGACTTGTTGGTTTCCCCCGGCGCATTGGGCTCTGTCGGTTTCCCAGTTGGATCGATGGCCCGTACTATTTGACTGCGGACCTTCGGGACCGCCAAGCGAAGCTGACTGATTGCCATGCAAGGATTCATAACAGCTGGTCGAATGAATTCTGGCGTTTGTTGCTGACCGGTGGGTGCGGGCTGCGGTTGAGCAGGAAGTAGACCGTCGGGCGTGCTTGCCAGAATCGGGGTGGCTCCATTTTGGCTGGCCAGCGCCACGCGCTTCTCAACATGCCCATCGTCATCCCCTTCTAACTGAGCGAGTTTGCGCTTGTTTCCGAAAAGCAGGGCTGCCAGACCACCCTTGGGTAGCCCATCGAAAGGCTTGGACAGGTCCACAATCGATTGCGGTGTGTCGGCCTTGACTTGGCTACTGACCGACGCCATGAGTCGGGCTTGTGGAAGAGAGGATTCAGCCGCTCCAGCACCCGATACCAGAAGGGGGGCGAttcgcttctttccatccttcgtATACGTCGGACGCTGCTTCAGCCTTTCCAGCTTTGCCTGGTATGGATCGGGCTTCTCCGGCTCCTGTGCTGCAGGCGTGCCTGCGGTTCCGTTCGGCTGAGACTTTTGTGTATCCGGCGTAGGAGACGCTGCTCGAGCTGGCGTTACACCATTCGATGCTCCTGAGCCAGGCTTTCCATTGGCCGTGTTGTCTGCAGCCGCATGATCGTCACCCATCAAAGCACCCATGCGGCCCTCGACTCCCTTGATCTCTCCAGCTTTACTCTTCTCCTCAAGAAGCAGTCCGTCCGTGGTCTCGGTGATGCCGGCGCCCTTCCGGTTCGTGCCAAACTTGGTAAGCGAtctttcattctcctccatctccatcgcaTAGCCTAGATCCCCATCTTCGAACCGCACTGCAAGAATTGTGCCGTCAAGGGCAGTTGCATAAAGGCATTTGCCATCCGGACTCCATGCCAGGTCGGAAATGGACTTGGCAGCCAGTTCTTGGGCCACCACGATAGGCCTCGGATTACTGGTGATCCAAATGCTGAGTGACTTATCACCGCCCGCGCATGCGATTACTGTGACGGAGTTGTGGACCACCTGGCCTTGGCTATCCACTGCCGGTTTGGTGATCGGTTGGGGCGAGTATAACCGCGGAGAGAAAGCGCAGACTTCGACCGGTGCTTCATGCCCAATAAGATTAATGTCGCCGTCCCACGAGCCCCGGTTGATGATCGCAACCGAGCTGACGGGGCCATTCACCGCATTGGCCGCTGCGATGTGCATACCATCTGGCGACCAGGAACACCGGCGGAAGTAGGCCGTCAAAGGGGAATTCGAAAACGGTGCGGAGATAGTCTGCTCAAGGACGAAGTTGTTCATCTGGTCATGAGCGCTGGAATTCGGCGCAGGAGACGTAAAGCGGAAGATTCGAACAGTGCGATCATCACTGGCTGTAGCAAAGTACTTATTCGCCGGATCAAATGTGATGCCCTTGACGTGACTCTGGTGAATAGAAAGGGTCTTGAGCTTCTCAAACGTAGTCCCCGACCACACGACAACCTTCGAATCCAATCCAACCGAAACCAATATCGAAGAATCGTACGACCATCCCAAATCCTGAACATCGTTATCATGGCCGATCAATCTCCGAATCGTGCGCCAGTTCTCCACAGGAGGTGCCTCGTTTGACCCTAAACACGCAAAAACATCAGTCAACACCACCCCAAACCGTATTCACAACCAACAAGCCACTCGCATCACCTACCGAACGTCGACGCATGGGACGGCGGATTCGCATCCAATGTATAAATGCACACAATCTTATCATCCGCCCCCGAGGCAAGGTATTTCCCATTTGGCGAGAACCGCACCGTATGTATCGTTCCAGAGTGATTGCTCATCGACGCCAGCTGTTTCGGCTTACTGGCTTGTTCCGGGTCGTCGGTGTTGCAGATCGCCTCTGTCGACCATATCCGAACGTATCCATCTGTATCGTACATACAACTTTGTCAATGAACAATTCCATATCTTTCGAACACGCACACAATAGTAGGTAAAGGAGATATGTAAGATGATCCGGAACTGACCTCCAGCAGCTGTCACCAAGCGACTCCCATCGGGGGATACATCACAACTATAAACCTCGAAATCCTTCCGTTCGCCTGTATGACAAGATAAAAAGGGAAGAGCGTTAGCGGATGGCTGAATACTTGATTGTGAAAGTtaagaaacaagaagaagggttgCGTCAATGCCAGGACAACAGCAGGAAGAATACAGCATTCGGTTATCGTCTGGCAGGGACCCAaaagggaggaaagagagaggaaggaaggaaaacaTTACCCCCATGTGTCAGCCAAACGGGCTTAATGATATGCATGGCGGAGACACCGTCGATGCCCTGTGTTATAGAtgtttcctcctctttctatCCCTTTCggtgtctgtgtgtgtgtgtccgAGATCGGTGGGTTTGTTGGCAAAGTAGttgtgtggtgtgtgtgtgtcgcTGATAGTAGTGAAGTGTAGCGTAGTTGCAGGTGCTGATTCGAGGATTAACTTATTTGTACCAtcgcaaaagaagaagctttGTCCTTCCTAGCTCATCGGGTAACGGGGGCCCGTCCGATCGCGAGTAAATTGGTGAGACGCAGGAGAGGAGCTCGTGGGGAAGGCAGACGAGAAAAGGGATCGGGAGGGATTCAGCGCAAGGAAAACGGGCGATGAAGAGGGCGCGCCTTGGTTTCAATGAATGAAAGTCGCGATCCCCAGGATGGGCGGCGCGGGAGGCGGTGGCCCGAGCTTCTGCCGCCGATCCCAGGGCTCTAAAAGTTAAGGGTTAAAGTAGTTGAAAAGAAGTTGACGGAGATTACCGTCGATAATTTCTACGCTGTCTACGATTGAGAATGGGGAAGTTCCCTTGAATCCACTTTTGTCTACTGTACATGATCCAGACAAAGACTGACACCCGTTTCGCCAACTGCTAGAAGTGATGCACGCGCTTAACACCCGGTAGCCCGTAGCTCTCATTTGAGTAGAACTCCCGAAGCATCATGCATCAGTACCTGACGGGGCACATAGGGCAATAGAGATACAAAATGGGTAGGATAATGGGCAATTCATCCAGAAGTTTCGTAATCGGTGATTATAAAGAGGCAACCGCAAAGGGAGAATGCTCAATCATAGTCAAACAACAAGGCTAAGAAAAGCTAGAAGAACATGGATGCCGCTTTGTTCATTGATGTCTCTGTTGGCTAACCTGGTCGAATCCTTCTAGAACATCCTGAACGGCGTCAGGCGTCTTGtgttccttctccgcatcgaCGTTGTCGTACTCTGGTGTGTGCTCCGacttggtgctggtggaagAGGTCTCCTTCTGGACCGGCTCCTGGACTCCCAGGGACTTCGCCGCAATGGTCTTGGCCTGGCTCTCATTGATCTTGCCGTACACAGCCATGGCATTGGCAATCATGCCACCCATGTCGCCAACGTTACCGGGAACAACCACGGCAGTACCCTCCTTGGCAAGGTTGGAGAAGGCATCAACGTACTTCTCGGCGACGCTGAGGCTGACAGCGCCGTGAGCATTATCCTTACCAGCCTCAATCGCCTGAGCGACGGCGTCAATGCCTCTGGCGGTGGCCTGGGCCTTCAGCAGGATGGCCTCGGCCTCACCCGCAGCACGGTTGATCTGTTCGGTGCGCATAGCCTCGGAAGCCAGGATGACGGACTGCTTCCGACCTTCAGCAATATTGATTGCGCTCTGTCGCTGACCTTCGGACTCGAGAATCTCGGCGCGCTTCGACCGCTCTGCCGTAACCTGGCGGTGCATGGCCGCAACAACACCCTCCGGGGCGTGAATATCCCTAATCTCGTAGCGCAGACACACAACACCCCAATCGCGCGCAGCCTCGTTGATGGCCTGTGTGATGTTGGTATTTAATGTGGCGCGCTCCTTCAGGACGTGATCCAAGGTAAGCTGTCCGATTTCCGAACGCATGGTCGTCTGCGCAAGCTGAGAAATGGCATACTCGGCATCCTCCACCCCGTAACTGAAGCCCGAAGAGTCGCACGGTCAGTTTCTATCCAACACTTGAAAGAAGATGGCCCTCTTCAGAAATATTTGCACAATAACCCTGCCGCATCGTACTCACCTGGCTTTATACGCGTCAAAGACCCTCGTGTACAGCACACCATCCAATTCCAAGGTGACATTGTCGGCCGTGATGGCATTCTGACTGGGTATCTCGATAGCCGACTCCTTCAAACTCTTAACATAGGCAATCCGGTCCAAGAATGGGATCAAGATCGCGAGACCGGGTTCTAGAATCCGATGGAACTTGCCCATCCGCTCGACGATCCATGCTGTCTGTTGGGGGACGAAGCGAACAACAGTGTTGACAGGAAGGGAAGTGCGATTGGAGAAGTAGGTAGGTGGTGCGCTGGATGAGGACGCAGATCCTAGGGGCAGAAATGAGGTCTCTGGTGCAAGTCTCCGAGGGGTGCTGGAAGCATTTCTCCGTCGAATGCGGTTCAGAGGGTATGTAGTCGGGAGAGCAGCGCCGGCAATGCGAGGGCTGGAGAGAAGGGATCGGTTATTTGAGGGCCGAATCAGCCTCATTGTCTGTCGAGAAGCCACATCCATTGTGGTAGACAGGAATCTGGGAGGGGTGAGAGAAGGATTAAACTGGCCTGATCGGAGACACTGGAGAAGCCCGGAGTGAAGCTCAAGCCGCCCGGGTGAAGCTGGCTGGCCGCTCCGGTTTTCGCCTCAGGCATTAATGCTGAATCAGCGACTCCAGGATGCGGACCCTGGAGCTCTACTCCATACTCGAGAGATAACTATCTACTGCCTATTTTCATATGGAGAATGTTCGCATTCACGTGTTTCATGCAGAGTAAAGATAGATTGTAgtataactatatatattaaaactgCGTCCCGTGGGTTCACAGATTAAAGCAAGACTCCTAAGCTATAATGCATTTgatcttgtttttctttacCTCGGGCTACTCGTCACACCCCGACCCAACTAATAGATTAACCATAATGTGATGTGCAAAACTCTCGTCAGATAAAACCACCGGTatggaaaagcaaagaaagatGGAATGTCAGCAGGGCATCACCATCAAGGCGTCACCATCAAGCCCAGGGTAACCAGGCCAAGTCAGCAGAGACGCCTATATCAAGTCCTCATAGCAATGCGAGCAAATACGTTCGTGCAGCTTGCCGAGCATCTCCCCCACTGTCTGGGGAAGGACGGTTCGGTTGAGTTTGAGTGGAAAAGGttggaaatgaagaagagaaaggagatgTTTATCCTTTTTGGGTTTTCTGGTTTCATTCGTACTAAACATCGACACAAGAAGGGTAAACAATACCACGGTATTAAAAAGCAAATAACCCGGATGAACATTCTATGGTCGTGGAAAGAATTTCAGCCCGGCGTACCTCAAAGCAAGCATCAAGAGCAGATAAACACTGCCCAGTAAAACATGCCCGGACTCCAGAAATTTTCGAAACCTCCCATGACTGAAATAGGAAAATGCGAAGGAAACAAAGAAGATATGCCGAGACTTCCCATGTGCATGAATGTTCCACTTCAATGGACACATGTcggcggagaaagaagaagataaatgcAAGTCATGagcagaaaaataaaagcgACAATAGTAACATAGATGGTAGAGGAGACAGGGTGAGCGGAAATAGAAGAGTAATAGAACGAAAACAAACGACATAATTACTTTTCCAGCTCGGCTCTCAGGCTATCATCCCAGGTACGGTCTTTTGATGCCCTTGAGTTCGGACAGGGACTTCACCATAGCGAACAGGGTCTGAGACAGCCTAAGCGTAGCTTGGGTATCAAGAGGATCGCTTTCGCTCGGTTCTTTGAAAACCGATAAGCTTTCCCAAACCCCTGTCGCTCGTCGAAAGTTGCCGCAAAAGGTGTGAAGACTGAAGAAGCCGCCGCTGACGTTTCGTGCAAAGAAATCATCAAACGCTAGACTCTTAAATTCATTGTACATTTGTGCATTGAAATTTTGGACCAAGAAACGTGACCAGATTTGGTACAGAACATCCATTCCACGGTCACCGTCTTGGGTTGCCGTTTCGAAAATCGCTTATCGAGTGCTCGTAATCGAAGCGTGTAGAAGTCGTCGAAAGTAAGGAAAGAGACAGATTAGTGAGATGTTCTTCTCGACCCGGATAATCTTGAGCTTTCGCAATCTGACATATGAGCAGCATATTGATTCAGGCTTCGCATATTTCATGATTATACTGCCGAGGAGTCAGTGAGGGTAATTGATGATATCATTCCAGTCTTGCACACCTGAAAGGACAATTGTTGAGGTCCCGGGAACGAAAAAGAATTCAACAATGCACCAATTTATTCAGCCTGCTGTTCAAAGACGTTAACAGATGCCTCGTACAGATTTGAAACAAAATTGAAGGATGCCCAACTGCCGGATGCACTGTGCGAAAGTAGGCACAAACAGCACGGCCGTAGTCCATCAAAAGTAGCAAAGGGGGTAGAGTCGACCATCACCGGGGATTTCGTACATTTGTGATTTCAGTCTGGCCATTCTGGGTGCCGGCAGGAGAAAACTCCGGAGCAGTAGACGATAGCGACGTCTTGGCACCGTTGAAGTCAGCGGTACCGTTGGGAGCTTGTCCATTGACAGCCCCATCAACGTAGACATCTTCAGGCTTCACAAAACTGCTAGGAGAAGGGCCATCATTCTGGGCAGAAGGATCACGCTGGTCCATAGGGAGAACCCATTGCTCCCACTTGTCTCTCGGCCGCAGACGGTCCAGCCCATCTTCAGCTTGAACATACTCGACGCTCCTCAGCTGGCGAGCAACATGGCGCAAAAGCTCGAAGTCTTCGGTCAAGCTCTTGACGCGCTTGAAGTTGGCAATGAAGGCCAGCCCAACGTAACCCTGGGAGTCCATGTGTttgcggaggaagagatccTTGCACAAGTTATCCACGGAGAAGTAGTACTCGACCTGCATCGAGATCATGCCAATCTGGGAGTAAGGGTCGTAGTACTGGCCGGCATAGGGGTATGCGGTCATCGGCCCAGCATGCATGGGCTGGTAGCCGTACATTGTGTTGATATCACCAGGGTAGGGGTAGACGCCGTACATGGCAGTGGAGTTCGGCAGGGAAGGCGACCTGATGTTCATTCTGTGGCCTCCGGAACCATTTACAGGGCCATGTTGTTGCGACCTCTGGCGATCGTTGAAGCCGAACTTGGGGTGCATGAAGTTGTGGTGCGACatgtggttgttggggaAGTGGGCGTTCTGAGCACCATTGAAGCCAGCATGGCCTCCACGGCCTCCCCGATGTCCGCCACGTCCTCTCTCGGGACGCGACTCACGAGGGAAGTCCTTCTCTTTGCGCTCGCGGTCGGCGTGGAAGCTAGCAAAATCTGCCGACTTGGGGCCATTCTCGAAGCGACGGTCCTGGCGAGGACCGGCCTGGGCATCCACGGAAAGCTGGGGGTTACGAGAGCCATGCTCACCACCCTTGTGGCCTGCATCATGGCCCTTGGCGAACTGCTTGGCATGGTGGCGGGGGAAAGTGTCTGCCCCGTTGGCGTTTCTTCCAGCCGGTGCTCCATTTGCATTCTCTCCCTTGGGCCCGCGGTTGCGGTCCGCTGCCTGGTGTTTACGCGCATCTGGCAGTCCAGCATCGGCGCTGTTGGAGCGCCTTGACTGGGCGGGAAGCGAGTTGGCGCGACCGGAGTTCTGCTCGTTCCTTCCTCTGTCAGCAGAGGTAGCCTGCTTTGCCGTAGAGCCCTGTGCAGCCTGGCCGGAAGCCTTATCAGCACCGGCTCCAGCGCCATGCGTTCCATTGCGGGAGTTTTCACGTCCACCACGAGCAGCCCTTCCGCCTCTACGAgcagaggggagaggggtgtTGAACACAGCGGTGGGAACGTAAGGAACGGGCATCCACTTCTCCTTGCCGTGAGGGCGGATGACAGGGCTCTTCTCAGTCTTCTCCtgagccttcttcttctcttcaccctGGGCAACCTGGGGTGTAGGCCAGAGGCTCTCGTCTCCAACAGGAGGGATGCTGGCGCCATCATCACGTCCCTTACTTCCGTCAGCCTTCTTCCGGTCTTTGGCGCCCTCCGAAGGAACGTCCgatcccttcttcttggaggccGGTTTCGACTCGGCTTGATGATCACCAGATACCGAGGAAGCAGCGGACGCAGTCTTTGAGGTGCCCTTGGAGGCAGGCTTCAGTGCGGCAacggccttggccttggcctcctgCGCCTCTTTCCGCTGCTGCCAGATGTTCACGGAAGGAAGCGGGGcagccttcagctccttAGCAGGAAcagccttttccttctcggcGTTCTTGTCCTTCGTGCTGTCTGCTCCAGTATTCGTCTTCTCGGTACCCGAGGCTTGGGACTTGTTGTCCCAGGTAGATTCCGAAGTACCGTTGGGGGTATCTGTTCCGTCCTCATCCTTGGGGACAGATGACGTGGAAGAGTTGCCATCACTTGATGCTTCAGAAGTGTTGGCCTTGGTAGCTGTAGATTCGACTTCCTTCTCGATAGTGTGGGTCACCTCGGTTTCCTGGGCTGTTTCGGCCTTGGAAGGCACGGCATCTGCATTCGTCTGCGAGCTAGAGTCCACACTCTGCTCCTCCGGCTTCGAACCCGCTTGGGTCTGCTCTTCCGGTGATGTCTTTGCGGGGGACTGCGCGGGGGCAATGCCCTTTGCTGCTTGAGCGTAAGAAAATGAAGCGGCCATTTTCGATACGTGAGAAATAAACGCGGTCTATGAAGCCCGTTCTagtgaagaaaagaggaaagcgAAGAAGTCAGTTCTGCCAGAGAACAAATACCTCCGCAATGAGCTGTCAACCGAGGTTTGGTTGGAATAACTCCAACAACGATggcaataaaaaaaaagtcgcTGCCCTTGAGCAACCCCACCAAACGCAAGTTCCAGTCACTGGTTATTGAACCTATTCGGTAGCGGACGGCTGAACTGGCGTTTGTCCAATCGGTCAAAGACGTGGTCGATAATACGAAGTGTAGCGTAACAACCGATGTAGTCGGAAGATCCCTTTACTAATGTTGAAACCTAGCACACAAATCGCATCCAATATGCTCTCGCACGGCACAATTTGTGTCCAGATCCGCTAAACGGCGAACGAGGAAGGGCCAACAGGAGTCGATGTAGAAATCGTGAGACGAGATCGCTTCGGTAGGAAGGTGTCCACAGGAGGTTTCTAACCGATTCGTTCGACGTGCTTGTTGTAAGACTGGCTACAATAAGCACTCGCGGTGTGCGGTTATGATATTCGGGCCGTCGGAGAATCCAACTGCGCTGCCTCTTGGCTTGGTGTGGTATCGACGATCACGTAAAGAATCGATATACGCTGGTGTTTGCGAGAGAACCCGGTTAACCTTGCACCTTCGAAAGCGTTAAAGCGTAAACGAGGCGCGACTTGCACGTGGCAAACAACCGCTACAGAACTTCGTGGGTTTGAAGATTTGCCAGGTACGGAAGggcaagagggaaaaaaaaatgtaaGGAGCTGCGACGGAAAAAAGTTCGAGGCAGGACCCGTGCggagaaaacaaaaaatagactgagcaagaagaaagTGATCAACGATCAAATTAACTTGTCAATGAGGAGGGAAATGggcaggaaaaagaaaagtaaggtAGACGGTGGTCCCGCTGAACACAAGGATACCTCTGTCTGTGTGTGAAGGAGGATCTCGGAGAACGGAAAAAAAGGCGCACTGCAGAAATGGAGCACCACCTCACTATAGCAACACGGGTCACGGGTAACCGACGGAGGGAACCACAGGGAGGGACAGAATCCCAAAATGTTGGAACAgtgaagaggggaggggaggggggggaatagagaagaggggggtaaAAGGGGAGaaacaagaaggaagagagaagagagagagagagagagagagagaggaagggtaGAGACTGTGTGTGTAAGAGAacgaaaaataataatggaATAAATCACTTACAGGCCGGAGGGACGTGGAAAAGCCGAAGAAGGCAGGCAAGAAaagtaagtactagtcaGAATTGTGGAATCCGCCAACAGAGGgttaattagaaaaaaaaaaaaattgcaCAGGAGGTTTCTACTTTCAAGGTACAGTAAAGTAATCGAGTTTTCCGCATGTAATAACACCATTGTCTTGCCAAATAATACGGGTATCAATGGTACCTAGTTTGTATCATGATTCCTACAGTTCCGAACAGCAGGACGGGCTCTGCTCAACCAAGGGCAGAAAAGAGGTAAGGGCGTAGGAATTAAGTCCAGAAAATCACAGAAAAAAAGTGGTGAAAATTGTTATTCCTGCCATATACCCACATCGTCGTCTCACGATGTGGTTCGTGGACTCCAGGGTTTCTGTGGGTATGAACCGGCCTTTCACTTGTGCTGGAGGTAAATATTCCGGGTAAAGATCTGGAAGTTGTATGTAAGTACCAGCAGATGAGTTTGCATTGCTAATGGATTTTGCTGGATTTTGATGGCTGTTCTCATTAGATTCTTTAGATCGGAATTAAGGCCATTGCAAATAAAAGAAGAGGTGGAAATATTCAATATAGTATTTTCAAATCGAGTATTTGTACTGCTATCGGTATCCCTAGATATGAGTCCGCCCATAACTATCATGCGGGCCGTATTATTACCAACAACCAGTGTGGTGGTAAGAGTAGTATAACACGTATTTCTGTCTCCAAACCAAGTCTGTCTTAAAGTCGAGCTTATGAAATTGAAGGTCGGGAGAATGCGTGGGTGGCAGCTTACCTCCCCCAGCCAGTCATCCCACTCTTTGCCTCCCagcaagtcagtcagtcctTTCCAGCAACCCCTCACTTCCCCTCTATGCCCAAGCCCCAAAAAAAACCCTTTGGCTGGCGACTGTCCTGATTCGGATGTTCCAGCGGCACTAAACCGTAATGGTCTCCGGTTTCAATTCGGCTCTCATAATACCCATTTTCTCTATTACCAAATGTCATCCCAACCCTGAAGGAAAAAGTAGTTAACTCGTGATGCCTGACAGCTGGAAGTCTAATTAACATACTCAGGTCTTGTGAAGGCACCAGATACCCTCCGTGGTTGTGGGTAAAGTGACACGACCACAATTCTAGTACCTCGCAGACTCCCCTCAGTCTCCGATGCTAACCACTTTGGCTTAAGGTCTCATTTACCGAAAATGCAATGGACTGCAGGTGCGCACGACTTTGAACCGCGAACACACTCATGGCGGGGCTCGGAGGGGTTCTGTGATCCATGCATGGATGGGGCTGATGCCATCATCTGGTaggcctttttttttttttcctcagTGGCCCTGTCAGGGTTTACGGGCCACTCAATTTTGTCGTATTGATCCAACCGCGTTGAGAGGAATATAGAGGAGGAGCGAACAATAGCATTACAGTAGTTTAGGCAAGGTTTCAATTTGGACCATGTCCACTATGCGTTTAGGCCACCTCGGGGCTACATAGGACGTGGGATGTCTTGGTCCTACAGAGCACAATATCTATAATCAAAATGCATAACAAGTGAGCATCCTGCTGCCTTCCTAATGCACTTGATAGATAAGGGTGTCGAATTTGGAAATATCGATCAGGCGACTTATCGGTGCTGGAGTGCTAGAGCTAGTCAGGTGATCAATCATCGACGTGCCTCATTCTGCATGAATTCTTTTGCATCTAAACACTCAATTACGATGCGATTGTTGTCTTTTTTTCGCTTCAATTTCTATTCTGATTTCTTTGGTTGCTGAAGGCCAGTTCATTCGCACTTCCAGCTCACAAGCAAAACATCCATTTTTACACCGCCAGCAGCTCCTGTAGTAGGATTATACCATCGATGATGACCTCGCTCATATATTCGATACATCGAAATAAGATTCTGTCTTTATATTAAGCGATAACTCCCGCAAAGTGGAATAACAAAATATTGCCATGATCCTTCGTGATTCTGGAGTATGTCATTCCCCACATAGGCACCAAAAGTAACAGTCAACTTTCAATGTCCAGGTTTGATACTTAGTATGCAGTTCACTTTAATATAGTCATGCGACTACTTCTCTAAGGCATGCTAAACCTAATACTCCTGGCCAAGTGCGACCATAATAACCATATAGTTCACTAACACCAAGCTCCAGCGAGCCACACTTCCAAGTTCCAACctgatctacttgtcagtgCCCAGACCCACCAGTCTAGACCAGAAAAGTAAGCAAAGAGAAGCACTGAATCATGTCAGCGAAATCATACTACTAAATAAATCCATTGCAAAACAGGCATGTAAATCATGACATTCTTGACAAAACTCGGGTATCTACATGTCAACCCGTGTCAAACCAAGAACGTGCTCGCCATGCCAAGAGTTAAATACCAGAGGAGGACTGGTACTATCAATAGACACACACGCATGTGTGTCATGGAGCTATGAATGTTAGGATTTGACATTAGAATGGAATTTAAAGGTTTATGATGTTTCCACACTGCCTTCTAGATTCCCATATACATTGAATCTTGATAATTCAATTCATTGATATTATAGTAGCACACTTAAAAGGGTATAAATCGACATACTAACTTAACTATTCTAGTCAGTTTTGACTAAGTAGATACAGTAGACAACCGCAAATCTCCGagtttccttcccttccatacCGTATCAACATCAAACACCACTCTAACCCACTCGAGTCAAGTGTACTTAAACTTCAATACAAATGCGAAGTTAGTAAGATCATGCAGCCGGTGAAGGAATGAATCGACAACACCAATTTTGTCCCTTAGCAATGAGTAAGTTAGTACTTAAGAAGGGCCCTCGAAGCCAGTCAATCCTATTAACAACCTATGACAATCAATCATATACTGAATTTTCTTCTCCCGATATACCTACCCAGTAGTATACTTACTACTCTGGGGGAcaatttatctataataatccCCATTAATAGGCCGGGAACGGAGTAAAATGCAGGGGCATTCcataccaaccaacccaacaaGGTACGGAGTTTATTGATGGAttgatctccttctctcccttccccaataataagccagccagccagtcagccagccagccagccagtcaaaTCTaagccattcatccatccattcagcCAT belongs to Aspergillus luchuensis IFO 4308 DNA, chromosome 3, nearly complete sequence and includes:
- the hir1 gene encoding putative histone transcription regulator Hir1 (BUSCO:EOG09260U6R;~COG:B;~EggNog:ENOG410PG3Q;~InterPro:IPR036322,IPR019015,IPR015943,IPR011494, IPR001680,IPR031120,IPR017986;~PFAM:PF07569,PF00400,PF09453;~go_component: GO:0005634 - nucleus [Evidence IEA];~go_function: GO:0005515 - protein binding [Evidence IEA];~go_process: GO:0006325 - chromatin organization [Evidence IEA];~go_process: GO:0006351 - transcription, DNA-templated [Evidence IEA];~go_process: GO:0006355 - regulation of transcription, DNA-templated [Evidence IEA]) yields the protein MHIIKPVWLTHGGERKDFEVYSCDVSPDGSRLVTAAGDGYVRIWSTEAICNTDDPEQASKPKQLASMSNHSGTIHTVRFSPNGKYLASGADDKIVCIYTLDANPPSHASTFGSNEAPPVENWRTIRRLIGHDNDVQDLGWSYDSSILVSVGLDSKVVVWSGTTFEKLKTLSIHQSHVKGITFDPANKYFATASDDRTVRIFRFTSPAPNSSAHDQMNNFVLEQTISAPFSNSPLTAYFRRCSWSPDGMHIAAANAVNGPVSSVAIINRGSWDGDINLIGHEAPVEVCAFSPRLYSPQPITKPAVDSQGQVVHNSVTVIACAGGDKSLSIWITSNPRPIVVAQELAAKSISDLAWSPDGKCLYATALDGTILAVRFEDGDLGYAMEMEENERSLTKFGTNRKGAGITETTDGLLLEEKSKAGEIKGVEGRMGALMGDDHAAADNTANGKPGSGASNGVTPARAASPTPDTQKSQPNGTAGTPAAQEPEKPDPYQAKLERLKQRPTYTKDGKKRIAPLLVSGAGAAESSLPQARLMASVSSQVKADTPQSIVDLSKPFDGLPKGGLAALLFGNKRKLAQLEGDDDGHVEKRVALASQNGATPILASTPDGLLPAQPQPAPTGQQQTPEFIRPAVMNPCMAISQLRLAVPKVRSQIVRAIDPTGKPTEPNAPGETNKSRVDVVFEARNPSPASLTGRAIDREPVRLTLFRGEQPLWQDFLPRTVLLVTGNLSMWAAACEDGSVYIWTPAGRRLVSALVLEAQPVILECNGPWILCISAVGMCYVWNVKHLSSPHPPISLQPVLDAAVHTLGAHPSAAPAITNARINSEGRVVVALSNGEGYSYSPSMYTWQRISESWWAVGSQYWNTTEAPVGNLQSTDSQDKDAKAAVSAGIVPFLERNTTNETLLRGRAYFLQRLIKVLLSREGYESFESSVSIAHLENRLAAALSLGAKEEFRLYLSMYAKRIGAEGLKMKVEELLKGLIGGLFEEEDADAVRRLQDNEQDDRNWRESSETLCGWPREVLLKEVILALGKHRDLQRVTVPYAKLLGVVDNESEAGDAMET
- a CDS encoding SPFH domain-containing protein (COG:C;~EggNog:ENOG410PFBB;~InterPro:IPR001972,IPR001107,IPR036013,IPR032435;~MEROPS:MER0192051;~PFAM:PF01145,PF16200;~go_component: GO:0016020 - membrane [Evidence IEA]) is translated as MDVASRQTMRLIRPSNNRSLLSSPRIAGAALPTTYPLNRIRRRNASSTPRRLAPETSFLPLGSASSSSAPPTYFSNRTSLPVNTVVRFVPQQTAWIVERMGKFHRILEPGLAILIPFLDRIAYVKSLKESAIEIPSQNAITADNVTLELDGVLYTRVFDAYKASYGVEDAEYAISQLAQTTMRSEIGQLTLDHVLKERATLNTNITQAINEAARDWGVVCLRYEIRDIHAPEGVVAAMHRQVTAERSKRAEILESEGQRQSAINIAEGRKQSVILASEAMRTEQINRAAGEAEAILLKAQATARGIDAVAQAIEAGKDNAHGAVSLSVAEKYVDAFSNLAKEGTAVVVPGNVGDMGGMIANAMAVYGKINESQAKTIAAKSLGVQEPVQKETSSTSTKSEHTPEYDNVDAEKEHKTPDAVQDVLEGFDQVSQQRHQ